The sequence AGTAGATGATGAGTTTTTTGAGTACGCTAGGAGAAATATCGAGCAAAATAAATCCAAAGTAAACCTGATAAAGAGCAATGGGGAAATTATTGAGGGTTTGATACCAAAAGGAGAAAAATTTGATGTGATATTCTCTGCACCTCCATATTACGAAAAACCCACAAAAGGTGTTCTTACGGAGAGGGAGGGCGTTGGTGGGGGTAAATATGGAGAAGCTTTTTCTATAAAAATTCTTAAAGAAGGATGGCAATATTTAGAGGAAAACGGGAAGGTTGCGCTTTTTCTCCCTGATAAACAGAGTTTGTTGAGGAGTATAATTTTAGAAGGAGAGCGCATTGGTTATTTTGTTCAGGATATACGATTTAAAGTGGGGACTAGATATAGACACTCGCTGATATTCTTTAAACGATAAGCTTATATTGAAGGATTTTAGAATTCATACGGCAGATGAAGAGAAAGCACCTCCACTGAGATGCTCAATGAAGATACGCCCACGGTCTGATGCCAAAAATAAAAAGATTTCATTTCATCTCTTCCACGTATAGGAACAAGCACTTTAGATATTCAGTATCTTTTGAAGCCATTAGTATTGGGTGATCTGGTGCCTGAGTTCTGTAGGGTTCAATGAGCTTTAAGAACTTCCCTGCTTTTGCCGCAGCTGCTATTATCATATCCTTAAACATCTGCATATCAACATGCTGGGAGCATGAAGCTGTGACTAATATACCTCCGTCTTTAACGAGCTTTAATCCTTGATAATTTACGTTGAAGTATGCTCTGAGACCTCTTTTAAGATCTTTCTCATGCTGAACAAACGCAGGAGGGTCTAGAACTACAATGTCGAATTTTTCCCCTTTTTTCTGCAGTTTTTCCATAACTCCAAACGCTGATCCAACAATAAACTCCATCTTATCTTCAACACCGTTAAGCTTGGCGTTTTCTTTTGCTTGTTCTATTGCTGATGGAGACTTATCAACTGCAATAACCTTCTCCGCTCCTGCAACTGCAGCATGAATTGCAAAACCTCCTGTGTATGTGAACACATCAAGCACCTTCTCTCCGCCTTTGATGTACTTTTCTAGGGCAATTCTATTCTCCCTTTGATCCAAAAAGAATCCGGTTTTTTGGCCCCTCATATCCACGATGAACTTAGCTTTTCCTTCCTCGATAATCGTGCGGTATTTTTCTTTTCCAAGCAAGACTCGCTCTATCTCCGGTAAACCTTCTCTTCTTCTTGACCTTCCGGTATTTTTCTCAAAAACCGTTTCGATTTCGGGTTCTACTTCAAGGATCGCTTCTGCAACATCAAGCTTAAACCGCTCCATTCCAGCGCTTGAAATCTGAAGAGATGCTATATCGTTAAATCTATCCACGATCAAACCTGGCAGGTAGTCTGCTTCTCCGTAAACCATCCTATATGCCTTGTCATATCCTAAAACTTTTTTTCTGTATTCGTTTGCCTTTCTTATGCGCTCCTTGAACAATTCTTTGTTTATCTCTACATCTCTATCCTTTGTAATTAGTCGAACCATTATATTTGAGTTTGGATTGACAAATCCTTTTCCTAAGAATTTCCCTCCTCTAGAATAAACCTCCACTATATCCCCCGGTTTAATCTCGCCTTCTGTTCTTATCACACCTTTTTTAAAAACAATCATTGCCCCCTTTTCAATTGCCCTGTAGGCTTGAGCATCAACATACACTTTACTCATTTTTCTCACCCTTCCAAAGTTAAGGCGATAGGTATTTAACCATTGACCCCTATATATTCTATTGGGTGAGTTCTATGAACT comes from Thermococcus litoralis DSM 5473 and encodes:
- a CDS encoding RlmF-related methyltransferase: MPSWKDGKLGLPVREAIKIFPELEKYLDEKGRLDLSNRRARILYNKAIAKAVFGIEVEYHPRGLITTPISRFIFLKTFLRGGEKVLEIGTGHSALMAIMADKLFNCEVWATEVDDEFFEYARRNIEQNKSKVNLIKSNGEIIEGLIPKGEKFDVIFSAPPYYEKPTKGVLTEREGVGGGKYGEAFSIKILKEGWQYLEENGKVALFLPDKQSLLRSIILEGERIGYFVQDIRFKVGTRYRHSLIFFKR
- a CDS encoding class I SAM-dependent rRNA methyltransferase, encoding MSKVYVDAQAYRAIEKGAMIVFKKGVIRTEGEIKPGDIVEVYSRGGKFLGKGFVNPNSNIMVRLITKDRDVEINKELFKERIRKANEYRKKVLGYDKAYRMVYGEADYLPGLIVDRFNDIASLQISSAGMERFKLDVAEAILEVEPEIETVFEKNTGRSRRREGLPEIERVLLGKEKYRTIIEEGKAKFIVDMRGQKTGFFLDQRENRIALEKYIKGGEKVLDVFTYTGGFAIHAAVAGAEKVIAVDKSPSAIEQAKENAKLNGVEDKMEFIVGSAFGVMEKLQKKGEKFDIVVLDPPAFVQHEKDLKRGLRAYFNVNYQGLKLVKDGGILVTASCSQHVDMQMFKDMIIAAAAKAGKFLKLIEPYRTQAPDHPILMASKDTEYLKCLFLYVEEMK